Proteins from a genomic interval of Vicia villosa cultivar HV-30 ecotype Madison, WI unplaced genomic scaffold, Vvil1.0 ctg.001098F_1_1, whole genome shotgun sequence:
- the LOC131633227 gene encoding uncharacterized protein LOC131633227 has protein sequence MSSSTSNTHGFLSSDSEEAYVVIDAFVREEKQPRNIIDVERLFPEINTNQTDVQTDEVNQEVVSNNPIVMKEVKVESDIGEYSQASKNDGGILKEIFLEKDITRSQKRGDQVLQFPQEVIKKALRPDITQCLLIDLDTHVVYECKIIKSKRKYVEMYVGDGWYAYAKEKKLMVGDKMFFHYNSEKEILYVRLSRRRRKNNV, from the exons atgtcttcttctacttcaaatACTCATGG GTTCTTGTCATCTGATAGTGAGGAAGCTTACGTTGTAATAGATGCATTTGTTAGAGAAGAGAAGCAACCAAGGAACATCATTGACGTTGAACGGTTGTTTCCAGAAATTAACACGAATCAGACGGATGTCCAGACAGATGAGGTGAATCAGGAGGTGGTAAGCAACAATCCTATTGTGATGAAAGAAGTCAAAGTGGAAAGCGATATTGGTGAATATTCACAGGCCTCGAAAAATGATGGAGGTATtttgaaagaaatatttttggaaaagGATATCACGCGTTCACAGAAACGTGGGGACCAAGTGTTG CAATTTCCTCAAGAAGTTATCAAGAAGGCTTTAAGACCTGACATCACTCAATGCTTACTGATCGACCTGGATACACATGTTGTTTATGAATGTAAGATAATTAAATCAAAGAGAAAATATGTAGAGATGTATGTGGGAGATGGATGGTACGCATATGCGAAAGAAAAAAAGCTAATGGTGGGAGATAAGATGTTCTTTCACTATAACTCTGAAAAAGAAATATTGTATGTGAGGTTGTCTCGTCGTCGCcgaaagaacaacgtttga